CTCCGAACCTATTCGATAATCTCGGTGACAACACCGGCGCCGACGGTCCGGCCGCCTTCACGAACGGCGAAACGCAGGCCTTCTTCCATGGCCACCGGCACGATCAGGTTCACCTCAAACTGCGAGTTGTCGCCGGGCATGACCATCTCCACGCCTTCCGGAAGCTTGATGTCGCCGGTCACGTCGGTGGTCCGGAAATAGAACTGCGGCT
This portion of the Synergistales bacterium genome encodes:
- the tuf gene encoding elongation factor Tu (EF-Tu; promotes GTP-dependent binding of aminoacyl-tRNA to the A-site of ribosomes during protein biosynthesis; when the tRNA anticodon matches the mRNA codon, GTP hydrolysis results; the inactive EF-Tu-GDP leaves the ribosome and release of GDP is promoted by elongation factor Ts; many prokaryotes have two copies of the gene encoding EF-Tu) translates to PQFYFRTTDVTGDIKLPEGVEMVMPGDNSQFEVNLIVPVAMEEGLRFAVREGGRTVGAGVVTEIIE